A region of Paraburkholderia sp. BL23I1N1 DNA encodes the following proteins:
- a CDS encoding hybrid sensor histidine kinase/response regulator: MEIVTVQRAERVAVDFPMPSRNFAATRRMLLIVLAVSIVFPLTCLAGYGYFDYQRRIADSNDMIDRLARVTEEQAVKVLDLNQQMASRIVDLLGNDDDAQIRAQEAGLHDRLRQIGGDFAQVASIYVLGANGDLLVSSRAYPAPVMSTSQREDFTAAKAMRPQPYFSEPMFGSLSQTNVFNTATGRSGENGQFLGVVSVALRTEYFSRFYRELTNGDTSLSLGLYRQDGSLLVRYPAWAAGAKPTQLSAFTAAMRDKQLFGHIRLTSTVDGTERLLAFRRVGDYPLYVLSAYATDSIDAAWRRHFMAIAAITALPCMAIWLLVFFSLRQLAGERRAWERWQGEVAMRLSAEASSRQLQRMGALGNLVANVAHDFNNLLMVVSANTELARLKRYNNLEKEVHAVERATATAESLTRQLLSVAKKRPLKQEPVNLATWLPSAAPLIDAALGDNIEMALNMVENVWQVLADATDLEFAIMNLAVNARDAMPRGGRFVIRCQNNRLVGSDTLLPDGEYVLIACSDDGEGMPEAVARRAFEPLFTTKLRGSGTGLGLAQVLAMCEQAGGTARIDSVQGRGTTVRLYLPRYRDRQKALVPEVETTQQPLLVSKGVVLLVEDNVDVAAGVAAVLETFGCEVRHEPTADQALDVLSGGAKFELVLSDIQMPGRLNGIDLAEKVRSAWPAQKIALMTGYADELERARRLGVAILAKPFNIDELHALVVCEP, from the coding sequence ATGGAGATTGTGACCGTGCAACGTGCGGAGCGTGTCGCAGTCGATTTCCCTATGCCGTCGCGTAATTTCGCGGCGACGCGGCGCATGCTTCTGATCGTGCTCGCCGTTTCGATTGTGTTTCCTCTGACCTGTCTCGCGGGTTATGGGTATTTCGATTACCAGCGCCGGATTGCCGATTCGAACGACATGATCGACCGGCTTGCGCGCGTGACCGAGGAACAGGCCGTCAAGGTGCTGGACCTCAACCAGCAGATGGCCTCGCGCATTGTCGACCTGCTCGGCAATGACGACGATGCGCAGATTCGCGCACAGGAAGCCGGATTGCACGACCGTTTGCGGCAGATCGGCGGCGACTTTGCACAGGTCGCGTCGATTTACGTGCTCGGCGCGAACGGCGATTTGCTGGTGTCGAGCCGCGCTTACCCGGCGCCGGTCATGTCGACGAGTCAGCGCGAAGACTTCACCGCGGCCAAGGCGATGCGGCCGCAGCCCTATTTCTCCGAGCCCATGTTCGGATCACTGTCGCAGACCAATGTGTTCAACACCGCAACCGGCCGCTCGGGTGAGAACGGCCAATTCCTCGGTGTGGTGTCCGTGGCGCTGCGCACCGAGTACTTTTCGCGTTTCTACCGTGAGCTGACGAATGGCGACACGTCGCTCTCGTTGGGGCTGTACCGGCAGGACGGCAGTCTGCTGGTGCGTTATCCGGCGTGGGCGGCCGGCGCGAAACCTACCCAGCTGAGCGCGTTTACCGCGGCAATGCGCGACAAGCAGCTATTCGGTCACATCCGTCTCACTTCAACGGTCGACGGCACCGAACGGTTGCTGGCGTTTCGCCGGGTCGGCGACTATCCGCTCTACGTCTTGAGCGCGTATGCGACTGATTCAATCGACGCCGCCTGGCGCCGACACTTCATGGCGATCGCGGCGATCACGGCTTTACCTTGCATGGCTATCTGGCTGCTGGTGTTTTTCTCGCTGCGCCAGCTCGCTGGCGAGCGCCGCGCGTGGGAGCGTTGGCAAGGCGAAGTGGCCATGCGTCTTTCCGCGGAGGCGTCAAGCCGGCAATTGCAGCGCATGGGCGCGCTCGGCAATCTCGTCGCCAATGTCGCGCACGACTTCAACAATCTGTTGATGGTGGTTTCGGCCAACACCGAACTTGCGCGCCTGAAGCGCTACAACAACCTGGAAAAAGAGGTGCATGCCGTTGAGCGCGCCACCGCTACGGCGGAATCGCTCACGCGGCAGCTCCTGAGCGTGGCGAAGAAACGGCCGCTCAAGCAGGAACCGGTCAACCTTGCCACCTGGCTGCCGAGCGCCGCACCGCTGATCGACGCGGCGCTCGGCGACAACATCGAAATGGCCTTGAACATGGTCGAGAACGTCTGGCAGGTGCTGGCCGATGCGACCGACCTCGAATTCGCGATCATGAATCTGGCGGTCAACGCGCGCGATGCGATGCCGCGCGGCGGCCGTTTCGTGATCCGTTGCCAGAACAACCGTCTGGTGGGCAGCGACACCTTGCTGCCCGACGGCGAATACGTGCTCATCGCCTGCTCCGACGACGGCGAGGGCATGCCCGAAGCCGTCGCCCGCCGCGCATTCGAACCGCTGTTCACCACCAAGCTGCGCGGCTCAGGCACCGGCCTCGGCCTCGCTCAGGTCCTCGCCATGTGTGAACAGGCGGGCGGCACGGCCAGAATCGACAGCGTGCAAGGCCGCGGCACAACAGTCAGGCTTTATTTGCCGCGCTATCGCGATCGGCAAAAGGCGCTGGTGCCGGAGGTCGAAACGACGCAACAGCCGCTGCTGGTTTCAAAGGGTGTCGTGTTGCTGGTGGAAGATAACGTAGACGTGGCGGCGGGCGTTGCCGCCGTGCTCGAAACCTTCGGCTGCGAGGTGCGGCACGAACCGACCGCCGACCAGGCGCTCGACGTGCTGAGCGGCGGCGCAAAGTTCGAACTCGTGCTGTCCGACATCCAGATGCCGGGCCGGCTCAACGGCATCGATCTTGCTGAGAAGGTACGCAGCGCGTGGCCCGCGCAGAAGATCGCGCTGATGACGGGCTACGCCGACGAACTCGAACGGGCGCGCAGGCTCGGCGTGGCGATACTCGCCAAACCCTTCAATATCGACGAACTGCACGCACTGGTGGTGTGCGAACCATAA
- a CDS encoding PAS domain S-box protein → MQSTHLPLPSSDALFEHAACGLLVTASDGLILRVNATFCGWLGYSAAELAEAKPIQDLLTAGGKAFYQTHWSPLLHMQGSVAEVKLNMMHRDGHLVPMLLNAVSRRHGDSSYHEVAVLIVPDRHKYEQELLLARRNAEASVAAHQLAQKELQESRDVLSLAMRGARMGAWSHEPKSGKFWWSRELEALAGYAEGRFAKMPGGFFELIHPGDLVALTEAVDHAVSSGDDYVAEFRFMHASGDWCWMEGRGRATYDSNGEPLTIYGLGTDITERKDAQTVLLRQAAIFEHLSDAIVITDLRGNITDFNAGGERMLGYRMRDILGKPIAMFTPPQDALRIRREALAALAADGTWRSELTFVRRDGTHGVCETVVKPLANARGDIYGAVSVSRDITGRRRAEQQLQRLNLELSKADRRKDEFLATLAHELRNPLAPMRNVLEILRLKDFADPQLSWSRDVFDRQLQHMTHLVDDLLEVSRITQGKLELRKQRLELARAMQAAMEAARPTVQASAHHLSVTLPREALYLDADPTRLSQMILNLLNNAAKYTPPGGSISLAASREGDEAVIVVRDSGIGIPREHLESVFEMFSQLAPALERSQGGLGIGLALVRGLAELHGGTVAAFSGGPGSGSEFVIRLPLSKAVPEPVNSSPSEVPRSAGLRVVIVDDNADAADSLAMVLELEGHEVRTASDGVAGLHLIGEFAPQAVILDIGLPLLNGYEVARHIRRDHQDTGILLIAVTGWGQQQDKQTAEEAGFDHHFTKPVDPRELQRVLSR, encoded by the coding sequence ATGCAGAGTACGCACCTTCCGTTGCCCTCCTCCGATGCCTTGTTCGAGCACGCTGCCTGCGGCCTGCTCGTGACCGCCTCTGACGGCTTGATCCTGCGCGTCAACGCCACCTTCTGCGGCTGGCTCGGCTATAGCGCCGCGGAGCTCGCCGAGGCGAAGCCTATTCAGGATCTGCTGACCGCCGGCGGCAAGGCGTTCTATCAGACGCACTGGTCGCCGCTGCTGCATATGCAGGGTTCGGTGGCCGAGGTCAAACTGAACATGATGCATCGGGACGGCCACCTCGTGCCGATGCTGCTCAACGCAGTGAGCCGCCGCCACGGCGACAGCAGCTACCACGAAGTGGCGGTGCTGATCGTCCCGGATCGTCACAAATACGAGCAGGAGTTGCTGCTCGCGCGCCGCAACGCCGAAGCTTCAGTCGCCGCGCATCAACTCGCGCAGAAAGAGTTGCAGGAAAGCCGTGACGTGTTGAGCCTCGCCATGCGCGGGGCGCGCATGGGTGCGTGGTCGCATGAGCCGAAGTCAGGCAAATTCTGGTGGAGCCGCGAACTGGAAGCGCTCGCGGGCTACGCCGAGGGACGTTTCGCGAAAATGCCCGGTGGCTTTTTCGAACTGATTCATCCCGGCGACCTGGTCGCGCTCACCGAAGCGGTCGACCACGCCGTGTCGAGCGGTGACGACTACGTCGCCGAATTCCGCTTCATGCATGCAAGCGGCGACTGGTGCTGGATGGAAGGCCGCGGCCGCGCCACCTATGACAGCAACGGCGAGCCGCTGACGATCTACGGCCTCGGCACCGACATTACCGAACGCAAGGATGCGCAGACCGTGCTGTTGCGCCAGGCGGCCATTTTCGAACACCTGAGCGACGCGATCGTCATCACCGATCTGCGCGGCAACATCACCGATTTCAACGCCGGCGGCGAGCGCATGCTGGGCTACCGGATGCGCGACATTCTCGGCAAGCCGATCGCGATGTTCACGCCGCCGCAAGACGCATTGCGCATCCGCCGGGAAGCGCTCGCCGCGCTCGCCGCCGACGGCACGTGGCGCAGCGAACTCACGTTCGTGCGGCGCGACGGCACGCACGGCGTCTGCGAAACAGTGGTCAAGCCGCTGGCGAACGCGCGCGGCGACATCTACGGCGCGGTTAGCGTGAGCCGCGACATCACCGGGCGCAGACGTGCCGAGCAGCAATTGCAGCGGCTGAATCTGGAACTCTCGAAGGCCGACCGCCGCAAAGACGAATTTCTCGCCACGCTCGCGCACGAGTTGCGCAATCCGCTCGCGCCGATGCGCAACGTGCTGGAAATCCTGCGTCTGAAAGACTTCGCCGATCCGCAACTGAGCTGGTCCCGCGACGTGTTCGACCGGCAATTGCAACACATGACTCATCTGGTGGACGACCTGCTGGAAGTGTCGCGCATCACGCAGGGCAAGCTCGAATTGCGCAAGCAGCGGCTCGAACTCGCACGCGCCATGCAGGCTGCGATGGAAGCGGCGCGACCCACCGTGCAGGCCTCGGCGCACCATCTGAGCGTGACGTTGCCGCGCGAGGCGCTCTACCTCGACGCCGATCCCACGCGCCTGTCGCAGATGATCCTGAACCTGTTGAACAACGCCGCCAAGTACACGCCACCCGGCGGCAGCATCTCGCTCGCCGCATCGCGTGAAGGCGATGAAGCCGTGATCGTTGTGCGCGATTCAGGTATCGGCATTCCGCGCGAGCATCTGGAAAGTGTGTTCGAAATGTTCTCGCAACTCGCCCCGGCGCTGGAGCGCTCGCAAGGCGGTCTCGGCATCGGCCTCGCGCTGGTGCGCGGTCTTGCCGAACTTCACGGCGGCACGGTGGCCGCGTTCAGCGGCGGTCCGGGCAGCGGCAGCGAGTTCGTGATCCGTCTGCCGCTATCGAAAGCGGTCCCGGAGCCGGTGAATAGTTCGCCCTCCGAAGTGCCACGCTCGGCGGGCTTGCGCGTGGTGATCGTCGACGACAATGCGGATGCCGCCGATAGTCTCGCGATGGTGCTCGAACTCGAAGGCCACGAGGTACGCACAGCCAGCGATGGCGTCGCCGGGCTCCACCTGATCGGCGAATTCGCGCCGCAGGCGGTGATTCTCGATATCGGCTTGCCGCTTCTGAACGGGTATGAAGTGGCGCGGCACATTCGCCGCGATCATCAGGACACCGGCATTTTGCTGATCGCCGTCACCGGTTGGGGCCAACAGCAGGACAAGCAGACCGCCGAAGAAGCCGGCTTTGATCATCACTTCACCAAGCCGGTCGATCCGCGGGAATTACAGCGGGTCTTGAGCCGCTAA
- the glgX gene encoding glycogen debranching protein GlgX, with the protein MPLQSSYSTRIAEGTPFPLGATWNGSGVNFALFSAHASRVELCLFDETGETEIERIELPEYTDEVWHVFVPNLKPGAVYGYRVHGPYEPEKGHRFNPNKLLLDPYAKAHIGELKWAPEIFGYTLDSEEGDLSFDERDSAPFVPKCKVVDANFSWSHPERNPLPWERVIFYETHVRGFTQRHPDVPDHLRGTFAGLGQQVVVDYIKSLGVTSVELMPVQTFVSDSHLLDKGLTNYWGYNTIGFFAADPRFFASSTESVGEFKEMVDRFHNANLEVILDVVYNHTAEGNERGPTICFKGIDNASYYRLMPDEPRYYINDTGTGNTLNLSHPRVLQLVTDSLRYWVTEMKVDGFRFDLATILGRETHGFDEGGGFLDSCRQDPVLSSVRLIAEPWDCGPGGYQVGGFPPGWAEWNDRFRDTVREYWKGVEGKVADLATRLTGSGDKFNHRGRRPWASVNFISAHDGFTLNDLVSYNDKHNEANGEDNNDGHSDNKSWNMGVEGPTDDPDIRQQRERQKRNLLATLLLSQGTPMLLAGDEFGRTQQGNNNAYCQDNEISWVDWNGIDDDGRALTEFVKNLTTLRHRLPVLRRGRFLTGEFNEALEVTDARWLSPDGTDLSQEQWDDPSMRCFGLVIDGRAQASGIRRPASDATLLLVLNAHHDVVNFTLPDVPEGEQWMCLLDTNMPVRAELPQFSAGDAYQVTGRSLLLFALDAPSRATQRVFDRLEEQLTSDESERPPAT; encoded by the coding sequence ATGCCATTGCAGTCCAGCTATTCGACGCGCATCGCGGAAGGCACGCCTTTCCCGCTCGGTGCAACGTGGAACGGAAGCGGTGTCAACTTTGCGCTGTTCTCCGCGCATGCCAGCCGGGTCGAATTGTGCCTGTTCGATGAAACCGGTGAAACGGAAATCGAACGCATCGAGTTGCCGGAATATACCGATGAAGTCTGGCACGTGTTCGTGCCGAATCTGAAGCCGGGCGCGGTGTACGGCTATCGGGTCCACGGTCCCTATGAACCGGAAAAAGGACACCGTTTCAATCCGAACAAGCTCCTGCTCGATCCGTACGCCAAAGCGCATATTGGCGAGCTTAAGTGGGCGCCAGAAATCTTCGGCTATACGCTCGATTCGGAAGAAGGCGACCTGTCATTCGACGAGCGCGACAGCGCGCCCTTCGTGCCGAAGTGCAAGGTGGTCGACGCCAACTTTTCGTGGAGTCATCCGGAGCGCAATCCGCTGCCCTGGGAGCGCGTGATTTTCTATGAAACGCACGTGCGCGGTTTTACGCAACGTCATCCCGATGTACCGGACCATCTACGTGGCACCTTCGCGGGACTTGGCCAGCAGGTTGTGGTGGACTACATCAAGAGTCTCGGCGTGACATCGGTCGAATTGATGCCGGTGCAGACCTTCGTCAGCGACAGCCATCTGCTCGACAAAGGTCTCACCAATTACTGGGGCTACAACACGATCGGCTTCTTCGCGGCGGATCCGCGCTTCTTCGCTTCGTCGACCGAATCGGTTGGCGAATTCAAGGAAATGGTGGACCGCTTTCACAACGCCAACCTCGAAGTCATTCTTGACGTGGTCTACAACCACACCGCCGAAGGCAACGAGCGCGGCCCGACGATCTGCTTCAAAGGTATCGACAACGCGTCTTACTATCGCCTGATGCCGGACGAGCCGCGCTATTACATCAACGATACCGGTACCGGCAATACGCTCAATCTGTCTCATCCACGCGTGCTGCAACTGGTGACCGACAGTCTGCGCTACTGGGTGACGGAGATGAAGGTCGACGGTTTCCGTTTCGACCTCGCAACGATTCTCGGTCGCGAGACGCACGGTTTCGACGAAGGCGGTGGGTTTCTCGACAGTTGCCGGCAAGACCCGGTGCTCTCGAGCGTGCGGCTGATTGCCGAACCGTGGGACTGTGGCCCAGGCGGCTATCAGGTGGGCGGATTTCCGCCGGGCTGGGCCGAATGGAACGACCGTTTCCGCGACACGGTGCGCGAATACTGGAAGGGCGTCGAAGGCAAGGTGGCCGATCTCGCGACACGTTTGACCGGCTCGGGCGACAAATTCAACCATCGCGGGCGGCGTCCGTGGGCGAGCGTCAATTTCATCAGCGCACACGACGGCTTTACGCTCAACGATCTGGTCTCGTACAACGACAAGCACAACGAGGCCAACGGCGAAGACAACAACGACGGTCACTCCGATAACAAGTCATGGAACATGGGCGTGGAAGGCCCCACCGACGATCCGGATATCCGTCAGCAACGCGAGCGCCAGAAGCGCAATCTGCTGGCTACGCTGCTGCTCTCGCAGGGCACGCCGATGCTTCTCGCGGGCGACGAATTTGGCCGCACGCAGCAGGGCAATAACAATGCCTATTGCCAGGACAACGAGATTAGCTGGGTCGACTGGAATGGCATTGACGACGACGGGCGCGCGCTCACCGAGTTCGTCAAGAATCTGACCACGTTGCGCCACCGTCTGCCGGTACTGCGTCGCGGACGCTTTCTCACCGGCGAATTCAACGAGGCGCTCGAGGTGACCGACGCGCGTTGGCTTTCGCCCGACGGTACCGATCTTTCGCAGGAACAGTGGGACGATCCGTCGATGCGCTGCTTCGGCCTCGTGATCGATGGACGCGCTCAGGCGAGCGGCATTCGACGTCCAGCGTCCGATGCCACGTTGCTGCTGGTGCTGAACGCGCATCACGACGTGGTCAATTTCACTCTGCCCGATGTTCCCGAAGGCGAGCAGTGGATGTGTCTGCTGGATACGAACATGCCGGTGCGCGCCGAGTTGCCCCAATTCAGCGCCGGCGACGCGTATCAGGTAACCGGCCGCTCCTTGCTGCTGTTCGCACTCGATGCGCCGAGCCGCGCGACCCAACGCGTATTTGATCGGCTGGAAGAACAACTGACCTCTGACGAAAGCGAACGGCCCCCGGCCACCTGA
- a CDS encoding response regulator yields MTFDNRMDENEDVVVWRPIPYAMASNRRVLVVDDYREAAEALQMLLNADGFECRALIDPLAVCGMACEWQPFAVVLDIKMPVLDGLELARRLRANPSTSDMLLVACTAFASREDRVRARAAGFDAHCAKPLTPQRLLRLLESAAALHAIGPP; encoded by the coding sequence GTGACGTTCGACAACAGAATGGACGAGAACGAAGACGTCGTGGTCTGGCGGCCTATCCCGTATGCGATGGCATCGAACCGCCGCGTGCTCGTGGTGGACGATTACCGGGAAGCGGCCGAAGCGCTGCAAATGCTGCTGAATGCCGACGGTTTCGAGTGCCGCGCGCTGATCGATCCGCTTGCCGTCTGCGGCATGGCGTGTGAATGGCAGCCGTTCGCCGTTGTGCTCGACATCAAGATGCCTGTTCTGGATGGGCTTGAGTTGGCTCGCCGCCTGCGCGCCAACCCGTCGACATCGGACATGCTGCTGGTGGCCTGTACGGCCTTTGCTTCGCGCGAAGACCGGGTGCGTGCCAGGGCAGCGGGTTTCGACGCGCATTGCGCCAAACCCCTGACGCCGCAGCGCCTTTTGCGCTTGCTCGAGTCGGCCGCCGCACTGCATGCAATCGGGCCGCCGTGA